The stretch of DNA TGGTTGCCTGGTGCTGGAGCGAGAATCGTCGGCGGTCGCCCGCGGTCAAAAAATTCTCGCCCGCTGGCGGGCCGGGCGGCAATTGACCGATGCGGCCAGTTTGATGCAGCCCGATCCTGATGCGCAGAGCCTGCAGCGACTGATTGTCGATCTGCTCAAGTCGGGACACTGTAACGCTCAAGATCTGGGGTATGTCAATGCCCATGGAACGGGGACCAGGCTCAACGATCAGACGGAGTTGATGGCCTTGCAGCAGGTGCTGGGATCGTCGTTGCTCGAAGAACTTCCTGTGAGCAGTTTCAAGGGGACGATCGGTCATCTGCTGGGGGCTGCGGGGAGTGTGGAACTGGTGGGAACGGTGCTGGCTCTGGATCGAGGAGTAGTTCCACCGACGGCGAATCGAACTCAGGTTGATGGCGAGTTCGAGAAGTATCTGTTACCGGCAGAAGCCCAGTCCATGAGAAAGAATGTGGCTTTGAAGCTGTCGAGTGGCTTTGGCGGGCATCTGATGGGTGTGCTGCTGGAACGTCCTGATTTATGACGAATGCAGGCGGTTCATGAAGGTGTCGCGCCAACTGGTCGAGAGAAACGGGAGCGCCAGAGCTTCTTTAAGCAGGCTGATGTTTTGCTTTTCGCGGTACATCAGTTGGTTCAGGCGGCTGATGGGCCAGGCAGGTGCCGGTCGCGCGATGAGTGTGATCTCATCGCATTGCGCCAAGGTTCCCGGCTGGATGACGCGCAGGTACCAGCCCGTCTTGCCGGTCTGAATGACTTTGCCGGGAAGATCAGTCATTTCCCAGCGGCGGCCCAGCTTCCAGCAGGGTTGACGGGGTTGAGAGACCTGAAGCCTGGCTGTGCCGATGGCCCAGAGATCGCCCACGCAGACTTCGGCTTCATGAAGAGTTTCGCCACTGACAGTGAGGTTTTCGCCAAAGGCACCGTAAGAGAAATCGTCTCGCTGCAGTTCGGTTTTCCACGCGGGGTAATGCAGGGCGGCATAGATGCAGAGGGCTTTGTCGGTGCCGCCATGATTGATGAGATCGGCCTGTCCATCCCCTTCGAGTCCATGAGCATCAAGGAGTAATCGCCCTGTAACGGGAGATTTCCAGAAGCCTGTCCAATAGGCGGGTTGCCGGTCACTCAGCGCGGGCCGCT from Planctopirus ephydatiae encodes:
- a CDS encoding MOSC domain-containing protein, yielding MPLGHITSLQVGRPQQRPALSDRQPAYWTGFWKSPVTGRLLLDAHGLEGDGQADLINHGGTDKALCIYAALHYPAWKTELQRDDFSYGAFGENLTVSGETLHEAEVCVGDLWAIGTARLQVSQPRQPCWKLGRRWEMTDLPGKVIQTGKTGWYLRVIQPGTLAQCDEITLIARPAPAWPISRLNQLMYREKQNISLLKEALALPFLSTSWRDTFMNRLHSS